Proteins encoded together in one Thiovibrio frasassiensis window:
- a CDS encoding cell division protein ZapB: protein MEYEEDLKKLESNVEKMLNNLDSVQGDKVRLQADIVRLEQDKKELEEQVKRLKEEKQSIHQRVSGLLGSIEKWEKAGAIEVVPASAANALGKGPSQPVQGVLVGD from the coding sequence ATGGAGTATGAGGAAGATTTGAAGAAGCTTGAGAGTAACGTCGAGAAAATGTTGAACAATCTCGATTCAGTCCAGGGGGACAAGGTGCGATTGCAAGCCGACATCGTGCGCCTGGAACAGGACAAGAAAGAACTTGAGGAGCAGGTCAAGCGGTTGAAGGAGGAGAAGCAGAGTATCCATCAACGGGTATCAGGTTTGCTCGGCTCTATTGAGAAGTGGGAAAAAGCTGGGGCAATAGAGGTTGTTCCCGCTTCTGCAGCGAATGCTCTTGGCAAGGGCCCTTCTCAGCCTGTCCAAGGAGTCCTGGTGGGCGACTGA
- a CDS encoding cell division protein ZapA has translation MERLVTFKVLGQEYPLYTDAPEKDVQEILSLVKMQLENVGQASQHVLPANKIGILTSLNIASKYVKMKREYEEYKQRVEEKIILLSEKIEKNC, from the coding sequence GTGGAACGATTGGTCACATTTAAAGTGCTTGGCCAGGAGTATCCGCTTTATACAGATGCCCCGGAAAAAGATGTGCAGGAAATTTTGTCTTTGGTAAAAATGCAATTGGAAAATGTTGGGCAAGCGTCTCAGCATGTTTTGCCAGCAAATAAGATCGGCATTTTAACCAGCTTGAATATCGCAAGCAAGTATGTGAAGATGAAAAGGGAATACGAAGAATATAAGCAACGGGTCGAAGAAAAAATTATTCTTCTGAGTGAAAAAATAGAAAAGAATTGTTAG
- the rny gene encoding ribonuclease Y: protein MTVQIILAIVLGICSGVGLGFLVRKKFLEDRTENLEAQGRKLIENALAEAEQIKKEALLQSKDDAFALKQEAEREIKALKKDVLEEEKKFIQKLEQIERKMDFLDKREMDFLKKEQAFAREEEVVARRQKEIDLIIEEQRVQLEKISGISREEAIKQLTDSIESEARMEAAKMVVKIENETKIIADKKAKDIIALAISRYAGDYVAEKTVSVVPLPNEEMKGRIIGREGRNIRAIEAATGIDIIIDDTPEAVILSGFNPVRREVARQSLERLITDGRIHPARIEEIVEKVSEELEVTMREAGEQATFDVGAHGVNLELIKLLGRLKYRTSYGQNVLQHSLEVAFLCGVMAAELGVDVKRAKRAGLLHDIGKAVDHEIEGSHASIGADLAKKYGESPVIVHAIAAHHEDIAPDGILDVLVQSADALSGARPGARKEMLESYVKRLEDLEKIANSFKGVEKSYAIQAGREVRIIVNSGVVSDAEAMIVSKDIVKKIEQELTYPGQIRVTVIRETRAVEYAK from the coding sequence GTGACTGTACAGATAATATTAGCGATCGTGCTTGGCATATGCAGTGGGGTTGGCCTTGGCTTTTTGGTGCGTAAGAAATTTCTTGAAGATCGCACGGAGAACCTTGAGGCACAGGGGCGTAAGCTTATCGAAAATGCCCTGGCTGAAGCAGAGCAAATTAAAAAAGAAGCGCTCCTGCAAAGTAAGGACGATGCTTTTGCTCTCAAGCAAGAAGCTGAAAGGGAGATTAAAGCGCTTAAAAAGGATGTTCTTGAAGAAGAGAAGAAATTCATTCAGAAGCTTGAACAGATTGAAAGGAAAATGGATTTTCTTGACAAACGGGAGATGGATTTTCTGAAAAAGGAACAAGCCTTTGCCCGAGAAGAAGAAGTTGTCGCTCGCCGGCAAAAAGAGATTGATCTAATTATTGAAGAACAGCGCGTCCAACTTGAAAAAATTTCCGGAATATCTCGCGAGGAAGCAATAAAACAGCTGACGGACAGTATCGAAAGTGAAGCACGGATGGAAGCCGCCAAGATGGTGGTCAAGATCGAAAACGAAACAAAGATCATTGCTGATAAAAAGGCAAAGGATATCATTGCCTTGGCTATTTCTCGATATGCGGGTGATTATGTCGCGGAAAAAACCGTCTCCGTCGTCCCCTTGCCAAATGAAGAGATGAAGGGGCGAATTATTGGTCGTGAAGGGCGGAATATCAGGGCGATTGAAGCAGCCACCGGGATTGATATCATTATCGATGATACCCCGGAAGCAGTTATCCTTTCGGGCTTTAATCCTGTGCGGCGTGAGGTGGCCCGTCAGTCTCTGGAAAGGTTGATTACCGATGGACGTATTCATCCTGCGAGAATCGAAGAGATTGTAGAAAAGGTGAGCGAAGAACTCGAAGTGACCATGCGGGAGGCCGGAGAGCAGGCAACCTTTGATGTGGGCGCACATGGCGTTAACCTGGAGTTGATCAAGTTGCTCGGCCGGCTTAAGTACCGAACCAGCTATGGTCAGAATGTCCTGCAGCATTCCTTGGAAGTCGCATTTCTGTGCGGCGTTATGGCGGCCGAGCTTGGCGTTGATGTGAAGCGGGCAAAACGGGCGGGATTGTTGCATGATATCGGCAAGGCTGTTGATCATGAAATTGAAGGTTCGCACGCCAGCATTGGCGCGGATTTGGCTAAAAAGTATGGCGAGTCCCCGGTTATTGTGCATGCCATTGCCGCCCATCATGAAGATATTGCCCCGGATGGAATCCTTGATGTGCTTGTTCAATCTGCGGATGCCCTTTCCGGCGCCCGCCCTGGGGCACGCAAGGAAATGCTGGAGTCGTATGTCAAGCGGCTTGAGGATCTGGAGAAGATTGCCAACTCCTTCAAGGGCGTTGAGAAATCCTATGCCATTCAAGCCGGGCGAGAGGTTCGTATTATTGTCAACAGCGGAGTGGTTAGCGATGCAGAGGCAATGATCGTGAGCAAAGATATTGTCAAAAAGATCGAGCAGGAGTTGACCTATCCCGGCCAGATTCGAGTGACCGTAATTAGGGAAACCAGGGCAGTGGAATACGCTAAATAA